The following are encoded together in the Panthera leo isolate Ple1 chromosome B4, P.leo_Ple1_pat1.1, whole genome shotgun sequence genome:
- the LOC122225366 gene encoding 60 kDa heat shock protein, mitochondrial-like, whose amino-acid sequence MWFAGEKDQRCCGGEGAMVSEKGETGAHRRMHKEDLSPKPLTRKKPLAGRGADFRELLQPVGLKDRMFKESSEGLQFWWRWCQVPFHKQTRAHLVKICHIVTSDVEVNEKKDRVTDALNATRAAVEEGIVLGGGCALLRCIPALDSITPANEDQKIGIEIIKRTLKIPAMTIAKNAGVEGSLIVEKIMQSSSEVGYDAMLGDFVNMVEKGIIDPTKVVRTALLDAAGVASLLTTAEVVVTEIPKEEKDPGMGGMGGMGGGMGGGMF is encoded by the exons atgtGGTTTGCGGGAGAAAAGGATCAAAGGTgctgtggaggggaaggggccaTGGTCTCAGAGAAAGGTGAGACAGGAGCACACAGGAGAATGCACAAGGAGGACCTCTCTCCAAAGCCACTGACCAGGAAAAAGCCATTGGCTGGGAGAGGAGCTGATTTTCGTGAGCTCTtacaaccagtggggcttaaagaCAGGATGTTTAAAG AGAGTTCTGAGGGGCTTCAGTTCTGGTGGAGGTGGTGTCAGGTCCCATTTcataagcagaccagagcacacctagttaaaatctGCCACATTGTCACAAGTGATGttgaagtgaatgaaaaaaaagacagagttaCAGATGCCCTCAATGCTACCCGAGCTGCTGTTGAAGAAGGCATTGTTCTGGGAGGGGGTTGTGCCCTGCTTCGGTGCATTCCAGCCTTGGATTCAATAACTCCAGCTAATGAAGATCAAAAAATTGGTATAGAAATCATTAAGAGAACACTCAAAATTCCTGCAATGACCATTGCTAAGAATGCAGGTGTTGAAGGATCATTGATAGTTGAGAAAATTATGCAGAGTTCCTCAGAAGTTGGTTATGATGCTATGCTTGGAGATTTTGTGAATATGGTAGAAAAGGGAATCATTGATCCAACTAAGGTTGTAAGAACTGCTTTATTGGATGCTGCTGGAGTGGCCTCTCTGTTAACTACAGCAGAAGTTGTAGTCACCGAAATTCCTAAGGAAGAGAAGGACCCTGGAATGGGCGGAATGGGAGGAATGGGAGGTGGTATGGGAGGTGGCATGTTCTAA